A single region of the Amphiura filiformis chromosome 7, Afil_fr2py, whole genome shotgun sequence genome encodes:
- the LOC140157204 gene encoding uncharacterized protein, translated as MALDFQIQSQHHWERIRNHLRVAVTLTARHNGVLYLCIANSTAGNVKTCSLGPFTVLPANPDLTTQSFTLTTSKTSSTSNGIQRDSNPSITRPFLLTTTASTDNPSSASIFTSTVAVICAFVIIITVIAFVVIIILVKTHRCGNCISRRKKAHNQRQVKSGINVNPEETSPYGECVYYHSAQDTASVQTAPDGVLYAVVDERKSQESLAEIGSGIAPTKTIKAPPDGVHYAVVDKRKSQESLADLGNGIAPTKTIKAPPDGVHYAVVDKRKSQESLADLGSGIAPTKTIKAAPDGVHYAVVDKRKSQESLADLGNGIAPTKTIKAPPDGVHYAVVDKRKSQESLADLGNGIAPAKTIKAAPDGVHYAVVDKRKSQESLADLGCGIAPVNNHKGIIAQSDTNNKVPAEPALYANVNEPSLGTNSPSHKRASPTTKTAVPCSEDSFPQDPTADISQEGSSSPTVLAVPCSDEIDNNKYIYETVNTMDCKHGTIDADNNSASSIADQPELLSKDITIDGIHYADLELSPSGKTDEIISKYEPTMYADLQQNI; from the coding sequence ATGGCCCTGGACTTCCAGATTCAGAGTCAACACCACTGGGAACGGATTCGCAATCATTTACGAGTCGCTGTAACTCTCACAGCTCGTCACAATGGGGTGCTCTATCTATGTATTGCTAACTCTACTGCAGGAAATGTGAAAACTTGTAGTTTGGGTCCATTTACAGTATTGCCTGCCAACCCTGACTTGACAACTCAAAGCTTTACTCTCACGACCTCAAAGACGTCATCCACGTCAAATGGCATACAAAGAGATTCTAATCCATCCATAACGAGACCATTTTTACTCACAACGACTGCAAGTACAGACAATCCATCATCTGCATCTATATTTACTTCTACTGTTGCTGTGATCTGTGCTTTTGTCATTATCATTACAGTCATAGCTTTTGTTGTTATAATCATCCTCGTGAAGACCCATCGCTGCGGTAACTGTATTTCTAGAAGAAAGAAAGCACACAATCAAAGACAGGTTAAATCTGGTATTAATGTTAATCCAGAAGAAACCTCTCCATATGGGGAATGTGTTTATTATCACTCCGCACAAGACACCGCTAGTGTACAAACCGCACCCGATGGTGTTCTTTACGCAGTTGTTGATGAACGGAAGTCTCAAGAAAGTCTTGCAGAAATAGGAAGCGGGATAGCTCCTACCAAAACTATCAAAGCGCCACCCGATGGTGTTCATTACGCAGTCGTTGATAAACGGAAGTCTCAAGAAAGTCTTGCAGACTTAGGAAACGGGATAGCTCCTACCAAAACTATCAAAGCGCCACCCGATGGTGTTCATTACGCAGTCGTTGATAAACGGAAGTCTCAAGAAAGTCTTGCAGACTTAGGAAGCGGGATAGCTCCTACCAAAACTATAAAAGCGGCACCCGATGGTGTTCATTACGCAGTCGTTGATAAACGGAAGTCTCAAGAAAGTCTTGCAGACTTAGGAAACGGGATAGCTCCTACCAAAACTATCAAAGCACCACCCGATGGTGTTCATTACGCAGTCGTTGATAAACGGAAGTCTCAAGAAAGTCTTGCAGACTTAGGAAACGGGATAGCTCCTGCCAAAACTATAAAAGCGGCACCCGATGGTGTTCATTACGCAGTCGTTGATAAACGGAAGTCTCAAGAAAGTCTTGCAGACTTAGGATGCGGGATAGCTCCTGTCAATAATCATAAAGGTATTATTGCCCAATCAGACACCAATAATAAAGTTCCAGCTGAACCGGCACTTTACGCAAATGTAAATGAGCCGTCTCTAGGAACCAATTCACCTTCGCATAAGCGAGCTTCACCGACCACTAAAACTGCAGTACCTTGTTCCGAAGACTCATTCCCTCAAGATCCCACTGCGGATATAAGTCAAGAGGGATCTTCATCGCCCACAGTATTAGCAGTTCCATGCTCAGATGAAatagataataataaatatatctaTGAAACTGTGAATACGATGGACTGTAAGCATGGTACGATTGATGCGGATAATAACTCGGCGTCGTCGATCGCTGATCAGCCTGAGTTACTATCAAAGGATATCACTATAGATGGAATTCACTATGCCGATTTAGAGTTATCTCCAAGCGGTAAAACAgatgaaataatttcaaaatatgaaccaACAATGTACGCAGATTTACAAcaaaacatttga
- the LOC140157205 gene encoding uncharacterized protein: MDIIRMIRNYLYLTLFLLVESSNYKLTTGQAAQNEIAPSVEVSFADNPVIPGSEAILQCKVFGDVQKDRVGISRYTDNGVNTVVYRNGNLLQDAREHFSIDILPGASDGSTSYHVSIAPVDRITDGGLYTCYALDYDGRVVAIATTRLQVTPDHLLPECISSDGGTRYTVDTEITFACTALDATATAQWIREGQIDLPMSQNMSRDRDSNTVTTTLSQTFSISDQGASFTCRILNDDQSVIPGRKCSIGPITVQPSNGTVAVAKIGDLSVTSFALVVTFACIFLIACVVLIIFCYTKGVFTRSSAMSRGRNSSKSYSFQGRLGSFADSTLTRDGTVTGGRETYNPTRPAPAPPTTVVNGDARRTSDERPVSSGLSAAEAALMMAVVGMNTVERNSGTRSSDDIIYANTDEIGMHPLTTITEENNVHPNGGISNPRYETEIPSPKPAALRGPPSPVVYSNTNELPSVSSSTSNIREPRSPVQKDQPKPFVLPNLTNNAFALKPVPLTKPKTREPPLKSVLLFNQASNSSEHVVPNERPVPIPKVPGNISAKPTPLPKVASPDRLKPVPLHKVETRDPPKPIPRPKPTKQAPTNPSRPVPPVKPTSKVPASQQRPVPPVKPVNDSSVNDGSAAAALRPPPPPAKPKYEITEDGPPKPPTPDYTTAQKRPPPPPKKPSFDDEDRKKSPPPLAPPKPNYDISENRPSPPPKPLPGNKNVVANNRPPPPPVKPKYEI; encoded by the coding sequence ATGGATATCATACGTATGATACGCAACTATTTGTATTTAACTCTGTTTCTACTTGTAGAATCCAGCAATTATAAGCTTACAACTGGACAGGCAGCCCAGAATGAAATTGCACCATCTGTTGAAGTATCCTTCGCAGACAATCCGGTCATTCCAGGTAGTGAGGCCATCCTTCAATGTAAAGTCTTTGGTGATGTCCAGAAAGACCGGGTAGGAATCTCGAGATACACTGACAATGGTGTGAACACCGTAGTGTATCGTAATGGCAATCTTCTGCAAGATGCGCGAGAACACTTCTCTATTGACATTCTTCCAGGTGCATCAGATGGTTCTACTTCGTACCATGTCTCAATTGCACCTGTAGACAGAATCACAGATGGAGGGCTGTACACCTGTTATGCGTTAGACTATGATGGCCGTGTCGTAGCCATCGCTACCACAAGACTACAAGTCACACCAGATCATTTATTACCTGAATGCATATCGTCTGATGGTGGAACGAGATACACTGTAGATACTGAGATCACATTTGCTTGTACTGCGCTAGATGCAACTGCAACTGCCCAATGGATACGAGAAGGTCAAATTGATCTCCCAATGAGTCAAAATATGTCAAGAGATAGGGATAGCAATACTGTCACAACAACTCTATCTCAAACATTCTCAATATCAGACCAAGGTGCTTCATTCACCTGTCGTATTCTCAACGATGATCAATCTGTTATTCCTGGTCGCAAGTGTTCCATCGGACCGATTACTGTGCAACCTTCCAATGGTACAGTTGCTGTGGCAAAAATTGGAGATCTTTCTGTAACTAGTTTTGCATTAGTTGTGACTTTTGCCTGTATATTTTTAATCGCATGTGTGGTGCTGATCATCTTCTGCTACACAAAAGGAGTCTTCACACGGAGCTCTGCAATGAGTCGAGGCCGAAATAGCAGTAAAAGTTACAGCTTTCAAGGAAGATTAGGAAGTTTTGCTGATAGTACTTTGACCAGAGATGGTACTGTTACAGGAGGTCGCGAAACATACAATCCTACAAGACCTGCTCCAGCACCACCTACAACTGTTGTCAATGGTGATGCTCGTCGCACCAGTGATGAAAGACCAGTTTCCAGTGGACTGTCAGCAGCAGAAGCCGCCCTTATGATGGCAGTAGTTGGAATGAATACAGTGGAACGTAACTCGGGCACTAGGAGTAGCGATGATATTATTTATGCAAACACTGACGAAATCGGTATGCATCCTCTAACGACAATTACGGAAGAGAATAACGTTCACCCGAATGGGGGCATAAGTAATCCACGATATGAAACTGAAATACCTTCGCCCAAACCGGCTGCTTTACGAGGACCGCCATCTCCAGTTGTATATTCTAATACAAATGAACTACCAAGTGTTTCGTCTTCCACAAGCAACATACGGGAACCTAGATCTCCAGTTCAGAAAGATCAGCCTAAACCATTTGTTCTTCCAAATTTGACTAATAATGCTTTTGCTCTTAAACCAGTGCCTTTGACGAAACCCAAAACCAGAGAACCACCATTAAAATCGGTACTACTGTTTAACCAGGCAAGCAATTCCAGTGAACACGTGGTGCCCAACGAAAGACCTGTTCCGATACCTAAAGTACCTGGTAATATTTCAGCCAAACCAACTCCATTGCCTAAAGTAGCGTCACCAGATCGTTTAAAACCAGTTCCACTCCATAAAGTAGAAACACGAGATCCACCAAAACCCATTCCTCGTCCAAAGCCAACAAAGCAAGCACCAACAAATCCATCAAGACCTGTTCCTCCGGTAAAACCTACAAGCAAAGTACCGGCTAGCCAACAAAGACCAGTTCCACCTGTTAAACCAGTTAATGATAGCTCTGTTAACGATGGATCAGCTGCAGCTGCATTAAGACCACCTCCTCCGCCGGCTAAACCCAAATATGAGATTACAGAAGATGGACCTCCAAAACCACCTACACCAGATTATACAACTGCTCAGAAAAGACCACCTCCACCACCTAAAAAGCCAAGTTTTGATGATGAAGATCGTAAAAAATCTCCACCACCATTAGCACCACCAAAACCAAACTATGATATTTCAGAGAATAGGCCTTCACCACCACCAAAACCGTTACCGGGAAATAAAAATGTCGTGGCTAACAATAGACCACCACCTCCTCCAGTGAAACCAAAATATGAGATATAA